The nucleotide sequence ttttccaaaaatatcaCTGTTTATTTTGTGGTTtcatagacatacagtaggcctacatccaTAAAATCTTTATCTTAAAAGTTTTTCATGACACACTGTGGAAACTTTTGCCTACTTCACTTCTGCAATTCATTTCATACTGTACCATTGTGATCCAGGGCTATCGGGAGAGCTACCCAATCCCAGAGGGCCCTGGTGGCTTCATCAGTGATGCCAGACTTCTGCAGatgcagagagctgagagagaggccATGGAAGCAAAGCAAAGAAAGATAAGTGCTATCCATGAGAATTATGTCCGGACTGCTCTCATCGGGGTTGGCAGCACCTTCGCGCACCACTTCGTCCCCTCTATTCAGTGCATTCCGCGGCCGAAAGCTCCACCGAGGCCTTTGCCACGAAGGCTTGAACACATAGCTCTGGCCCCACTGAAGAACGTGGTGGGGGTGGACGGAGCCCAAGGTCGACCCGGATCTCACTCTCTGGAGTCCATCCAGGTAAATAAATCATTCAGCAGCAGTAGCGTGTGGCCTGTTCCCGTCCCTCCCACTGGAGCTCCCTCCAAGAGGGGCAAGAAGAAGAAGGGCAGGCGGGGAGTCAAAGCCCTGAAAGTCCAGTCGGACCAGGGCTGTGCTGACAACAATGGACCCATTGACctgatggaggaggtgagggacatTGAGGCTCACCTGAAGGAGGAGGCCTGGAAGGTAGGATGGACTTAGAATTTATTGTAAATGTGAAAATTTGCAGTTCAGAATTATACTTGGACTGATAAATTGCCAAAACAGATAGTGGTTCCATgtcttaaaatcaaatcaaactttatttgtcacatgggccgaacacaacaagtgtagaccttaccatgaaaccaacagtgcagttcaagaagagttaagaaaatatttaccaaataaactaaagtaaaaaataataataattaaagtaacacaatgacataacaataacgaggctaaatacagggggtatcggtaccgagtcagtgtgtgggggtacaggttagaaaGGATACTCTCTTTTTGACAGCATGATAGATTCGATCCTAGAATACAGGATCTCTCTGTGTATTAGTTTATGTATATACTAGTTCTATATGTATTTCTATGATGGGATAATTATTTTCTGGTCTACACCAAAGGTGGTACATGAGGTGAAGGCCATGGGCAGAAGAAGTTTGGGCTCGGACATGTCCATGGGGGAAATAGTCACCAGCTCTCTGGGAAGCCTGAGCTCAGTGGATATGAACACCCCTGCGGAGCTCCGTGACTACTTGGATGTTGGGACCCCGGTAAAGGCGCGTGACAGCCCACCCAGGCCTGCTCCCCCACCTACCATGCCCAGGAGCAAACAGCCTCGGCCTATAAGGTTCCTTAGCCTGGCAAAGGCTGCCACCGGCTCAGGTCAGTCCCTCTCATGTTCTCACACTAATGTAAATTAGACAGGGAGATGAAGCTAGGTAGGGTGATAGAAAAACAGTAGGAAGGGAAGGGACACAAATGGCTTTAGCCCAGGGCTAAGACATTTTTCCACACTTGATTTGCCTGTTTCACTGTGAGATCACCTTTACTCAAGGCTAATTGGACCCTGCTTCTGAGCAGGGAGAGCACCAAAAATATGTGCTAAATTTAAAATGATATTCAAATGAACTAGTGTTAAAAGCTACAAACAGATATGGAAATGAGTACATACATAAATACagttcatagagagagagatgtctgcttTCAACCCATAGACAAGAAGGCAGCCAGTGAGCCAAAGAGCCAAATTAGGAACCAGGCCAGATTGCAGCCCCTGTCCAACCCAGAGCAGGACCTGACTAAGATCTTCAAGCTGCTCCACTCTGCCTCTGATGACTGGTGAGCATTCACTGTAGACAAGACCAATGGAGCTAGGCTAAAGGAAGCACAGTGTAGTGTCCTTGGAAATGTCTATTTGAGCTACAGAGCGTAGAAACTTCTGAATTTAAGAGACCAGAGTCCTAATTGATGAACATCATTATAAGATTTTTGGAAAATGTTGTGGAAAATGCTTACATTTATTTTACTGAATTGCAGGGAGAAGAAGATCGAGGGCTTGACCTCTCTCCGTGTTATGGCTCAGAACCACATGGACATACTGATGCCTAAACTCCATGATATCTGCCTTGCCATTATAAATGAGGTAGCTGTATTAATTCACTGCCCTATTCATTCATCTGCACAAATCTGCTACATTTGGAGAACACGTCAAATTATTGTGTCATGTTTCTGATGTTCGTGGGTTGTACTGCTCAACATTAATATCTGGTCCTGTGCGTGTTATTATGATTCAGGTGAAGAACCTGCGCTCTGCAGTGTCCTGTGCTGCCATGGCCACACTGGGTGACATGTACGTACACCTCCAGAGGGCCATGGACAGTGAGGTGGAGGGGACGGCACGCGTGCTGCTCCACAAAGCCAGCGAGGCCAACACCTTCATCCGGCACGGCGCCAACTTTGCCCTGGGTCACATGGTGCAGAGCTGCACCCCTACCCGTGTCATGAATGCCCTGCTGGTCGGTGGGctgaggtaaagagggagaggggtcaatTAACACTCAATAAGGGGTAGATCCGGACTTCCACGAATTATCCCATTATCCAAACTCACCCCAATGCTAGACTTCACCGTCCCCTCCACCTCAATGGAATCACATTTTTTTGTTATGTTATACTTCCTTGTGTTGTGTACTTCTTATTTTACCATTGCGTTACTTAGATTATTTTTAACCTTTGGTGGAGAGGTACTGTCTGATGTGTGCTACTGATGTGTGCTAGCCTTTGGGGAGTAACAAGTCATTTATAAACATTTATAAAGTATATATAGTGAACACTTTACATTAGGGGCTATTAGTGAGGCACTGAGGTATCCGTAAGTACATGTACAATACATTTATAAATATGTATATAAATGATGAATCAAACCATTAATCAACCATCAACAAATGCCTTGACAATAACTTCTTCATAACTGGtttatagtacattagtagtacattATTAATCATTTACAAATTGTGAACATACTATGATCAAACACCTTATTAATTATCTGATAAATCATGAACAAATCATTTAAAATAGCGTTTATAAATGTGTAAATAACTATTTATAGATTTCTTGACATTTACAAATGTAGGAATAATGATTAATTCATGGTAAGTAAACTCTTTACAAACAGTTTATTAATGGTATATTAAGGGACCTTAATATAAAGCCTTATATAAATATAAAGCCGAACATTTTTATCCATCGATGAGACTTCATCAATACAATCCATTATCATTCATCTCCTAACTCATGTAGCTCTATGACATGTAACTGATGTGCTCTGTTTTTCCTTCCTCAGCCACCGTAACGCTGCTGTGAGGAGCTGCACTGCTCAGCACCTGGAGAGACTGGCTGAGGTCATGGGGACGGCTCGTCTCCTGTCGGGGAAGAAAGGCCTCACTGACCGTTTCTTGATTGCCGTCAGTAAATTGGCTGTGGACCCTGCACAGGAAGTCAGGTGGGAAGTTCCTCCTGTAAAGTAGCTTGCTTCAACATAACAGTTAAGGCCGGGATTCAATCCATGGCTCGCTATAGCACTAGATCGCTGACAATGCAGCTTTTAAAGGTAATTTAGTCTAGAGTCAACATCTGCAGTGTTTTACACAAATACAAATTGAAATTGACTTTAAAAGCCACATTGTCAGCTGACATCCTTTAGCATCTATGCTAAAGGGTGTCATGGATTGAATTGCAGATTTTAGGTATTCCAAAACAACCACAGGTTCTCTTGGAGGGGAATAGTAATTGAAAACAAAAAGGAAAAATTATGAACACAAATAAGTTCTACGTGGCATAGGAAAATCCAAGTCCATGCGCTCATGTGGGTTTGAATTTTAAAAAGCCAAAATCTTAGCCGGGatgtttggccggcagggatgttcttctCCCATCGCCAACTAGTGACCTCCTGTGGTGGGCGGGGTGCAATGCAcggacacggtcaccaggtgtatggtgtttcctccgacacattggtgcttccaggttaagcgggcattgtgtcaagaagcagtgcggcttggctgggttgtgattcggaggacgcacggctctcgaccttcgcctctccagagtccttacgggagttgcagcgatgggaaaaGATTGTCACTATCAATtgaataccacgaaattggggtaaAAATTACAAATGTAAATGAGTCCAGTTCAGTTTCCTTCCTTCTGTTTGGTGTCTAATGAAGACAACCCTACTTGATCACAGTGGTCAGCCTGAGCCAAGCGCTGTGCAGATTCGCTAAGATTTTCATAATAAGGAACGGTTAATACCCAGTTGTTATATTGTTGAGATGATTCGTAGATCAGGTAATGCGGTGCATTACTCAAACGACCCTCTTGCAAATTCTACCTAATGTATGTCTTATTTTTTCTCAGGTTGCCATCAATTGAGTACTATTTTTAATCACAGACagcagaaattatttgatatgtTACACTTTTAAGATGATATTAATATCTTTGTCCACAGGCATCATGGTCGCAATATCTTGAGAAACGTGGCCACCAATGACGACTTTGCTAAAATGTGGGACAAATTCGCtataaggaaagagagagaatcctTGAGGGAGGTCATCTCAAAGGTTAACCTCAAAGAGAGGTAGATTCTCTCTAGATTATTAGAAGTGTGACAAATGAGCTGATATGATTACAGAAATCCAAtctcactgggcacagacatcagttcaatgtctagttttgataTAAAAATTTGGGAACTCAACCAAAATGTGAAATCAACCAAAAATGTTGGTTAAAAGATGGGTGAAAAAAATCCAATTGTGTTTTCTTCGGTGATTCACCATCATCAcatagattttttgttgttgttgaaatgagGTGGAAACAACGTTTATTCAACCAGGTTTTGCCCAATGGGATGAATTTAATATACTGTAAGATTATATCTTTCTGTCTTTTCTCTTTTTCAACAGGCatatctgaatattttccaactTGACGATTATCCCCTCCAGTCCCCAAACTCCAATATTTTTGTTCATTCTAAGAAATTTGACATTATCATCCAAACCCCCATGTAAATGTATCTTTAAACTGCATTGACTCCTTGTCCAAGTCCTGAATCCACTATAAGGTCATATGAACCACATTCAAAGCACGAAATTACCTTTCCTCAAAGCTCCTATCTGATCTGCCAGCTCAATAGTGGTCTACTGAAACCATACTCACCATCTCAGGGGGTGCTCAGATCATCAACCACTgacctccacaccatcctcaaAACCAGCAGTCCTCTTTTGGAGGCAGATTGGTCAGTGCTCCTGTATGGCACCAACATTGTGGATTTTCATCCAATACTTCTGGACTATGAGAACattctttggacaataaaattaGGTAAAATGGAAGCTGGCTACAGTCTCAGTTTTATCCTCCAAGACAGAGTGAGGATGTGTAACAACAATACCTGTGGTTTAACTTGATGATCAGGGCCAGATTACTGAATGGGCAAGCAGGGCACCTGCCCTGTGGGTCCCGACCTCCAGGGTATATCATCATAAGATCCAAAACTAAAAGTATAGTGGATGTATATTATAGTACGTGGACGTTTTACAATTCGTGAGCTCGTTTCATTATTTGTAGCCATGTTTTATGTACATTTGTGCTCATTTTGTGGAAATTTGTgagcattaaaaaaaatgttgtggTGTTGTTTTATATCAATTTGCTTACTGGTGCctttccatgccatccctagtgtcatgttttgtcatatattgtcttgtccttgtgctttcccttctgttcgtttccccctgctggtcttattaggttcgttcccttttttctatccctctctctccccctccctctctctcttctctctatcgttccgttcctgctcccagctgttcctcattctcctaactcactcatttagtcttttcacacctgtcccctattttgtcctctgattagagtccctatttctccccttgttttccacttctgtc is from Oncorhynchus gorbuscha isolate QuinsamMale2020 ecotype Even-year linkage group LG14, OgorEven_v1.0, whole genome shotgun sequence and encodes:
- the LOC123995514 gene encoding TOG array regulator of axonemal microtubules protein 2-like — encoded protein: MAYRGRKSSEFDKLQKENSQMKSVIENLRKQNIALNQQDDQDKFSSFGYRESYPIPEGPGGFISDARLLQMQRAEREAMEAKQRKISAIHENYVRTALIGVGSTFAHHFVPSIQCIPRPKAPPRPLPRRLEHIALAPLKNVVGVDGAQGRPGSHSLESIQVNKSFSSSSVWPVPVPPTGAPSKRGKKKKGRRGVKALKVQSDQGCADNNGPIDLMEEVRDIEAHLKEEAWKVVHEVKAMGRRSLGSDMSMGEIVTSSLGSLSSVDMNTPAELRDYLDVGTPVKARDSPPRPAPPPTMPRSKQPRPIRFLSLAKAATGSDKKAASEPKSQIRNQARLQPLSNPEQDLTKIFKLLHSASDDWEKKIEGLTSLRVMAQNHMDILMPKLHDICLAIINEVKNLRSAVSCAAMATLGDMYVHLQRAMDSEVEGTARVLLHKASEANTFIRHGANFALGHMVQSCTPTRVMNALLVGGLSHRNAAVRSCTAQHLERLAEVMGTARLLSGKKGLTDRFLIAVSKLAVDPAQEVRHHGRNILRNVATNDDFAKMWDKFAIRKERESLREVISKVNLKERHI